A single window of Pristiophorus japonicus isolate sPriJap1 unplaced genomic scaffold, sPriJap1.hap1 HAP1_SCAFFOLD_1288, whole genome shotgun sequence DNA harbors:
- the LOC139242276 gene encoding tigger transposable element-derived protein 4-like — MAGKRKSMSLGAKIELLSKIDEMPKMSHRDLAQHLGLPKSTVSDLLKQRDKLYGEWHRHSNPNRKRKREGKDGEVEEALLRWFHNAHGRDAHVSGRLLAHKAKLLAAALGKPDFNPSEGWLQRWKSRHNLVFRRPQGEKPSSGGRGAEEWTGEVLPGLLEGYGPRDIFNCDETGVLYRCVGYGALASPAEAPLCRKRARERLSVMACCNMDGSEKCDLLVIGKAQNPRCFRGVHHLPVTYRASKTAWMTGDIFCEWVRQWDRRLTGRRIVLILDNFSGHPRISGLRNIHLVFPPADAACLTQPLEQGIMHCMKQHYIRAMREKVLEELDSKAELTAAQCVKRISLLDAVRLLKDSWDSVDRETVHRCFGKAGFLTGDGASAGARPAPAAPEGMSEEEFAHLCHLGDHNAPYEAEADDIGEVVDAMRAQKEEEGEQDADGEESLVTPADVRSAVLTLRRAMEQHPDIKPDWEALRKVDLVWRPYCLRKAIQTRIPEFFGDL; from the coding sequence ATGGCCGGAAAGAGGAAGTCCATGAGCCTGGGAGCCAAAATCGAGCTCCTGAGCAAGATCGACGAGATGCCCAAGATGAGCCATCGCGATCTGGCCCAGCACCTGGGGCTCCCCAAGTCCACGGTCTCCGACCTGCTGAAGCAGCGGGACAAGCTGTACGGCGAGTGGCACCGGCACTCCAACCCCAACAGGAAGAGGAAGCGTGAGGGGAAGGACGGGGAGGTCGAGGAGGCGCTGCTGCGCTGGTTCCACAACGCCCACGGGAGGGACGCCCACGTCAGCGGCCGCCTTCTCGCCCACAAGGCCAAGCTGCTGGCCGCAGCCCTGGGCAAGCCCGATTTCAACCCCTCCGAGGGCTGGCTCCAGAGGTGGAAGTCCCGGCACAACCTGGTGTTCCGGCGGCCGCAGGGGGAGAAGCCCAGCTCCGGCGGCAGAGGCGCGGAGGAGTGGACCGGGGAGGTGTTGCCCGGGCTGCTCGAGGGCTACGGCCCCCGCGACATCTTCAACTGCGACGAGACCGGCGTTTTGTACCGGTGCGTGGGATACGGCGCGCTGGCCTCGCCGGCCGAGGCCCCCCTGTGCCGGAAGAGAGCCCGGGAAAGACTTTCCGTCATGGCCTGCTGCAACATGGACGGCAGCGAGAAATGCGACCTGCTGGTGATCGGCAAGGCACAGAACCCGCGCTGCTTCCGAGGGGTCCACCACCTGCCTGTGACTTACCGGGCGAGCAAGACCGCCTGGATGACCGGGGACATCTTCTGCGAATGGGTACGGCAGTGGGATCGCAGACTGACGGGCCGTCGCATTGTCCTGATCCTGGATAACTTCTCCGGGCACCCTCGCATCTCCGGACTGCGGAACATCCACCTGGTGTTTCCCCCCGCCGACGCCGCCTGCCTGACCCAGCCCTTGGAGCAGGGCATCATGCACTGCATGAAGCAGCACTACATCAGGGCAATGCGGGAGAAGGTGCTGGAGGAGTTGGACAGCAAGGCGGAGCTGACTGCAGCCCAGTGTGTGAAGAGAATCTCTCTCTTGGACGCGGTGCGCCTGCTGAAAGACTCCTGGGACTCCGTCGACCGGGAAACCGTCCACCGCTGCTTCGGGAAAGCCGGCTTCCTGACGGGCGACGGCGCGAGCGCGGGGGCCAGGCCGGCCCCGGCGGCGCCCGAGGGGATGTCCGAGGAGGAGTTCGCCCACCTGTGTCACCTCGGGGACCACAACGCCCCGTACGAGGCCGAGGCAGACGACATCGGCGAGGTGGTGGATGCCATGCGAgcccagaaggaggaggagggcgagCAGGATGCGGACGGCGAAGAGAGTCTGGTCACGCCGGCAGACGTGCGCTCAGCGGTACTGACACTGCGCCGGGCCATGGAGCAGCACCCCGATATAAAACCCGACTGGGAGGCCCTCCGAAAGGTCGACCTGGTCTGGCGCCCGTACTGCCTGAGGAAGGCCATCCAAACTCGCATCCCAGAGTTCTTCGGAGACCTGTAG